In the Candidatus Omnitrophota bacterium genome, one interval contains:
- the ileS gene encoding isoleucine--tRNA ligase, translating to MNYKDTLNLPKTGFSMKANLAKLEPEILSVWQKLDIYSYLRQERKGQDKYILHDGPPYANGLIHIGHALNKILKDIVIKYKILRGFDCPFIIGWDCHGLPVEHQLFKELKLTKHDVNIGDFRLKAKDYALKFVELQSEDFKRLGVFADWDNPYLTLDPNYEHSVMKLLEELVAKGYIYRGRKPVNWCASCETALAEAEVEYADKESDSTYLLFAVDDDKGMLKGKVQGPVYFLVWTTTPWTLVSNVAVAVHPEFKYSLIELNGKRVFVAQELIPTLEGKLKTKVEISQTYTGKDLEGLVLAHPFLNRNSKVVLADFVSSEEGSGCVHIAPGHGQEDFSLVKKYSLEVIMPLDDKGIFLEPDQFKGKNINQASSAVLEILESKGSLVKHNRIKHSYPHCWRCKQPVIFRATYQWFFKVDHQDLRNKALAETERVNWVPESGKERMKSMLTVRPDWCLSRQRLWGVPIPAVRCRKCQEVVLSDKVIATVAKVFKEKGSDSWFKLSADKFIPKNLTCPKCNNKDFDKEFDILDVWFESGASFLAVLERLKELRFPADLYLEGSDQHRGWFQVSLIPSVAKQKQAPFKTILTHGFVVDGEGKKMSKSLGNVIAPQKIIKDYGAEILRLWTAYSDYSEDVKISPEIIKQLVDMYRKVRNTIRFILGNIDDFDLKRDSLAYDQLLEVDRYMLSRSLSIFKEGLNNYDQFRFYKVCQTIFNFCNLELSSFYLDILKDRLYTFSQNSRERRSAQFVLYHILDLLIKLIAPILSFTAEEVYSAWGNKLDKKDSIFSAPIDLSHYKGWLDEPLEERWQKIASLRVKVLKEIEVQREAGLVGSSLEAEVKIVCPKEDYQVYYQSQDLLREVFIVSEVNLEEGIPLIEVTKAKGDKCQRCWNFSTSVGKDSDHSTICERCLRSLKED from the coding sequence ATGAACTACAAAGATACACTTAATTTGCCTAAAACCGGTTTTTCAATGAAGGCCAATCTTGCTAAGCTTGAGCCGGAGATTCTTTCGGTTTGGCAAAAATTAGATATCTACTCCTACCTGCGCCAGGAACGCAAAGGCCAAGATAAATATATACTTCATGATGGGCCGCCTTATGCTAATGGATTAATTCATATTGGTCATGCCTTAAATAAAATTTTAAAAGATATTGTTATTAAATATAAAATTTTGCGTGGTTTTGATTGCCCATTTATCATTGGTTGGGATTGCCACGGCCTTCCGGTAGAGCATCAACTGTTTAAGGAGCTAAAGCTCACTAAGCACGATGTTAATATTGGTGATTTTAGGTTAAAAGCTAAAGATTACGCTTTAAAATTTGTCGAGCTTCAATCTGAAGATTTTAAACGTCTCGGTGTGTTTGCTGATTGGGATAATCCTTACCTTACTTTGGACCCTAATTATGAGCATTCGGTAATGAAATTGTTGGAAGAGTTAGTAGCTAAAGGTTATATCTATCGGGGAAGAAAACCAGTTAATTGGTGCGCTAGCTGTGAAACTGCCCTGGCTGAGGCTGAAGTTGAATATGCTGATAAGGAGTCAGACTCAACCTATCTCTTATTCGCGGTTGACGACGATAAAGGAATGCTTAAGGGTAAAGTCCAGGGGCCGGTTTATTTTTTAGTTTGGACAACTACCCCTTGGACACTTGTTTCGAATGTAGCTGTGGCGGTGCACCCAGAATTTAAGTATTCGCTTATTGAGCTTAATGGTAAAAGAGTATTCGTTGCCCAAGAGCTAATTCCAACTTTAGAGGGAAAGCTTAAGACAAAAGTTGAAATTTCGCAAACTTATACCGGTAAAGATTTGGAGGGTTTGGTTTTAGCTCATCCTTTTTTAAATAGGAATTCGAAAGTTGTCTTGGCTGATTTTGTTTCTTCAGAGGAAGGTAGTGGTTGTGTCCATATTGCTCCTGGTCATGGTCAAGAGGATTTCTCTCTGGTTAAGAAATATTCCTTAGAGGTAATCATGCCCTTGGATGATAAGGGGATTTTTCTTGAACCGGATCAATTTAAGGGTAAAAATATAAATCAAGCTTCTAGTGCAGTTTTAGAAATATTAGAGAGTAAGGGGTCTTTAGTTAAACATAACAGAATTAAGCATTCTTATCCGCATTGTTGGCGTTGCAAGCAACCGGTTATATTTAGAGCTACTTATCAGTGGTTCTTTAAGGTAGATCATCAAGATTTACGCAATAAGGCCTTAGCCGAGACTGAAAGAGTTAATTGGGTTCCTGAATCAGGCAAAGAGAGAATGAAAAGCATGCTCACTGTCCGACCTGATTGGTGTTTATCGCGTCAGCGACTTTGGGGGGTTCCGATTCCGGCTGTACGTTGCAGAAAGTGTCAAGAGGTGGTGCTTAGCGATAAGGTGATTGCTACGGTTGCTAAAGTTTTTAAAGAGAAAGGGTCTGATTCCTGGTTTAAACTATCGGCCGATAAGTTTATACCTAAGAATTTAACTTGTCCAAAGTGTAATAATAAAGATTTCGATAAAGAGTTTGATATTTTAGATGTTTGGTTTGAGTCTGGAGCAAGCTTTCTGGCGGTGCTTGAGAGGCTTAAGGAATTAAGGTTTCCGGCTGACCTATATTTAGAAGGAAGTGACCAGCATCGGGGTTGGTTTCAGGTGTCATTGATACCTTCGGTGGCCAAACAAAAACAAGCTCCGTTTAAGACAATTCTTACTCATGGTTTCGTCGTTGACGGTGAAGGAAAGAAGATGTCTAAGTCCTTGGGCAATGTTATTGCTCCGCAAAAGATTATAAAAGATTACGGAGCTGAGATTTTACGTCTTTGGACCGCCTATAGTGATTATAGCGAGGATGTTAAGATTTCACCGGAGATAATAAAGCAGTTAGTAGATATGTATCGAAAGGTTAGAAATACGATTCGTTTTATTTTGGGTAATATTGATGATTTTGATCTTAAGCGTGATAGCCTAGCCTATGATCAGTTGTTAGAGGTAGACAGGTATATGCTTTCACGTTCACTAAGTATTTTTAAGGAAGGGCTTAATAATTATGATCAGTTCCGATTTTATAAGGTTTGTCAGACAATATTTAACTTTTGTAATTTAGAGCTGAGCTCTTTTTATCTTGACATTCTTAAAGATAGACTATATACTTTCTCTCAAAATTCAAGGGAGCGTCGGAGCGCTCAATTTGTTCTTTATCATATTTTAGACCTTTTAATTAAGCTGATTGCGCCAATACTTTCTTTCACTGCTGAGGAAGTCTATTCAGCCTGGGGCAATAAGCTTGATAAGAAAGATTCTATTTTTTCGGCTCCAATCGATCTTAGCCATTATAAGGGCTGGCTTGATGAACCCTTAGAGGAGCGTTGGCAGAAAATAGCTTCTTTGCGGGTTAAGGTGCTTAAAGAAATTGAAGTTCAACGTGAGGCCGGTTTGGTCGGAAGTTCTCTTGAGGCTGAAGTCAAAATAGTTTGCCCAAAAGAAGATTATCAGGTTTATTATCAATCTCAGGATTTACTACGAGAAGTTTTTATTGTATCAGAAGTTAACTTAGAAGAAGGTATACCCTTAATCGAAGTAACTAAAGCTAAGGGTGATAAATGTCAGCGTTGTTGGAATTTTTCAACTAGTGTCGGTAAAGATTCAGATCATTCCACTATTTGCGAAAGGTGTTTGCGATCTCTAAAGGAGGATTAA
- a CDS encoding TraR/DksA C4-type zinc finger protein, translating into MAKKAVKKTSPVKKAKKTSVKKIKRRFLKKELDFYRERLLDLKDDTLRQMREISQDTLMKSQKDMSGDMSGYGLHIADAASDSYERDFNLGLVSTERRIVMEIDEALKRVADGSYGICLISGKPIKKSRLKAIPYAKHTKECQEKLEKEGSI; encoded by the coding sequence ATGGCAAAAAAAGCAGTTAAAAAAACTAGCCCAGTGAAGAAAGCCAAAAAAACATCGGTTAAAAAAATAAAACGGCGTTTTCTTAAGAAAGAACTTGATTTTTATCGTGAACGATTACTAGATCTTAAAGATGATACTCTTAGGCAGATGCGGGAGATTTCTCAAGATACCCTGATGAAATCTCAGAAGGATATGTCTGGCGACATGTCCGGATATGGATTGCATATAGCTGATGCGGCTTCTGATAGCTATGAGCGCGATTTCAATCTTGGACTTGTCTCTACCGAGAGAAGAATTGTTATGGAGATAGACGAGGCTTTAAAGAGAGTGGCTGATGGCAGTTACGGAATTTGTTTAATTTCGGGAAAACCGATTAAAAAATCACGACTTAAAGCTATTCCTTATGCAAAACATACTAAAGAGTGTCAGGAGAAATTAGAAAAAGAAGGCAGTATTTGA
- the lspA gene encoding signal peptidase II, whose product MSGEIRKRRQYLIYGVVGLTAGFIFLADFIIKVYLRANFAYQSIPVFKNIFHITVIFNTGAAFGILKDNTALLTYLGILFVALFIFFIKKEEKKSILFLIACGLILGGALSNLYDRIFLGFVVDYIDLRVWPVFNLSDSAISIGVLTLLIRSLKKPLKD is encoded by the coding sequence GTGTCAGGAGAAATTAGAAAAAGAAGGCAGTATTTGATTTATGGGGTAGTAGGCTTAACTGCCGGATTTATTTTTCTTGCCGACTTTATTATCAAAGTTTACCTGCGTGCTAATTTTGCTTACCAGTCGATCCCAGTATTTAAAAACATATTTCATATCACAGTTATTTTTAATACCGGAGCTGCTTTTGGTATTTTGAAGGATAACACTGCTCTGCTTACCTATCTAGGCATACTGTTTGTTGCTTTATTTATTTTTTTTATAAAGAAGGAAGAAAAGAAGAGCATTCTTTTCTTAATTGCCTGCGGTTTGATTTTAGGAGGAGCCCTATCTAATCTTTATGATAGAATATTTTTAGGTTTTGTCGTCGACTACATTGACTTACGTGTTTGGCCGGTATTTAACTTATCCGACTCAGCTATTAGTATTGGCGTATTAACTCTGTTAATTAGGTCTCTAAAGAAACCTTTAAAAGATTAG
- a CDS encoding RluA family pseudouridine synthase: MDRKIIVTKEFAGKRLDRFLTTQISELSRTKISNLISSGKVFVDGLSRKPSFCLRETQQVRISLEEEKQTLVAYDFPVKIIYDDDDLIVVDKPTGLVVHPPQKGYDKTLVNALIHLGKDLAETSDLRPGVVHRLDKETSGVMVLVKNQQSYENLVDQFKSRKVKKEYLAWVWGKIKKDKFNIDLPLSRDSKNRLKMKVSFLASKKAYTKAEVVKRLEETTCLRLMPITGRMHQLRVHLKFLGYPIVGDKKYGVKDNYRELLLHACVLSFIHPKSNKLLKFTSPIPERFSSFSREHI; encoded by the coding sequence ATGGATCGGAAAATAATAGTTACTAAGGAATTTGCCGGAAAACGTCTAGATAGGTTTTTAACCACTCAGATTAGTGAACTTTCTCGGACAAAGATAAGTAATTTAATTTCTAGTGGTAAGGTTTTTGTAGATGGTTTAAGTAGAAAGCCTAGCTTTTGTCTGCGTGAGACTCAGCAGGTGCGCATCAGCCTTGAAGAAGAAAAACAAACTTTAGTTGCTTATGATTTTCCGGTTAAGATTATCTACGATGATGATGATCTTATTGTTGTTGATAAGCCAACTGGTCTAGTTGTCCACCCGCCACAAAAAGGCTATGATAAGACTCTGGTTAATGCTTTAATTCATTTAGGTAAAGATTTAGCTGAGACTAGTGATTTGCGGCCGGGAGTTGTTCACCGCTTAGATAAAGAAACTAGTGGGGTAATGGTCTTAGTTAAAAACCAACAGAGCTATGAAAACTTAGTAGACCAATTTAAGTCGCGAAAAGTAAAAAAAGAATACCTTGCTTGGGTGTGGGGTAAAATCAAAAAAGATAAATTTAACATAGACCTGCCTTTGAGCCGTGATAGCAAAAATCGTCTCAAGATGAAAGTAAGTTTTTTGGCCTCAAAAAAAGCTTATACTAAAGCTGAAGTAGTTAAGAGATTGGAGGAGACAACTTGCTTGCGTCTTATGCCAATTACTGGGAGAATGCATCAGCTCAGGGTTCATCTTAAATTTTTAGGCTATCCGATTGTCGGCGATAAAAAGTATGGAGTTAAGGACAACTACCGAGAGCTGTTGTTGCATGCTTGTGTTTTGAGCTTTATTCATCCTAAGAGTAACAAATTACTGAAGTTTACTTCACCTATTCCCGAACGATTTTCTAGTTTTTCCAGAGAACATATTTGA